In Pleurocapsa sp. PCC 7319, the following are encoded in one genomic region:
- a CDS encoding type II toxin-antitoxin system PemK/MazF family toxin — protein sequence MSSEDFPRQRQVYLSKALKQSGDTKKRPVVVVSINIRNQYSSTVLVVPFSSDTSDAANPSRVLIKKGEGGLNAKSVAMCDVMTNIEKRYLERGPYGEITSESFSRIQRAIQIAIGIY from the coding sequence ATGAGTAGTGAAGACTTTCCCCGTCAAAGACAGGTTTATTTATCTAAAGCGTTAAAACAGTCTGGAGATACCAAAAAACGTCCTGTAGTAGTGGTGTCAATCAATATCCGCAATCAGTATAGTTCTACTGTATTAGTTGTTCCTTTTTCTAGTGATACTTCCGATGCAGCTAATCCTAGCCGTGTCCTGATTAAAAAAGGTGAAGGAGGGCTAAATGCCAAATCAGTAGCGATGTGCGATGTAATGACTAATATTGAGAAACGCTATCTCGAACGTGGACCTTATGGAGAAATAACCTCTGAATCATTTTCCCGTATTCAACGAGCGATTCAAATTGCGATCGGTATTTATTAA
- a CDS encoding DUF1156 domain-containing protein — protein MTKSQRPQVFIEKIMPVKLLNQQVYYEHGGNPFKGLHRWYSRKPLSFSRASVLASLLPADISMEEFEYLLGLHPEKDGILVKKKEAIKLYKTPPTSRIIEKLEEYCDKVWGKRKPVVLDAFAGGGSIPFEAARYGLNVLASDLNPVAVVTMKAAMEYPLKFGVDLQQDIDKWVKFVGDEAEKRLAEFFPSKEGEKVQNYLWAHTVVCPHCESVVPLSPNWWVDRSPGAAKKGKWCAVKPIPNPENKRIDFELVVGKKGKGTTIETDDGEYDPSTTTTISRGVGKCSNCNDVIENDYICSPSQESKLGHQLYAVAYKEGKSSLKFRIPSAIDLRGVTLAEKEIAEKFSEWECLNLISHEATPINPQYSMIRNYGIIEWSQCFNIRQLLTLITYVEIINEAKSKSEFEYEPEKAEAIATYLALVLDRCIDKNSRLSNYDSSRTNIARASAQHSLNLMWSYPENAGNERLWKSCSKTVAGELSELCFYFGTKSNSSSIPGLEQFDFKSIQIDAASADSLFHIPDNSVDSIVTDPPYYGTVPYADLSDFFYVWQKRTLGDVFPDLFWSELTDKDREAVANPSRFRNMGTSPEELAKQDYEAKMQLAFSEYYRVLRDDGVMTVQFNHKESGAWDVLTKSLIDAGFEITASWAVSTENPQNLHQAKKNSVSSTVLLVCRKRDPDAEQAWWDDLRPEVANLVEQRAPEFEENDITGIDLYLSAFGSALNVFSRSYPILDSSGAEVRPEVAFAEARKAIANYRFRKLVQTDTAGFDPLTQWYLLAWDAFKAREFPFDEARQLALAVGGFDVNDLAKVYKLLASKSGSCTILTPKQRHKKRAFTVDTHNFNPAYLIDGLHAIMAIYEEEQNPQLVRNFLKQTGLINQEMLMKTIEIAFKVMPKNTNEHKTLTSLWLSMDEIKEKVVYEQTKLSL, from the coding sequence ATGACTAAATCCCAACGTCCCCAGGTGTTCATTGAGAAAATCATGCCTGTAAAACTTCTCAATCAGCAGGTGTATTACGAACATGGGGGAAATCCTTTTAAGGGTTTACATCGTTGGTATTCCCGCAAGCCGTTATCCTTTTCTCGCGCTTCGGTTTTAGCTTCTCTTTTGCCCGCAGATATTTCAATGGAAGAGTTTGAATACTTGTTAGGTTTGCATCCAGAAAAAGACGGTATTTTAGTTAAGAAAAAAGAGGCAATTAAATTATATAAAACTCCTCCTACCAGTAGGATTATTGAGAAATTAGAAGAGTATTGCGACAAGGTTTGGGGCAAAAGAAAGCCTGTAGTTTTAGATGCCTTTGCTGGTGGTGGAAGTATCCCTTTTGAAGCTGCCAGATATGGTTTAAATGTCCTGGCTTCTGACTTAAATCCTGTGGCTGTGGTGACGATGAAAGCAGCAATGGAATATCCCCTCAAGTTTGGGGTGGATTTACAGCAGGATATTGATAAATGGGTCAAGTTTGTTGGCGATGAAGCAGAGAAAAGGTTAGCCGAGTTTTTTCCTTCTAAAGAGGGAGAGAAGGTACAGAATTATCTTTGGGCGCATACGGTTGTTTGTCCTCATTGTGAGTCGGTTGTTCCTCTTAGTCCTAATTGGTGGGTAGATCGTTCTCCAGGTGCAGCGAAGAAAGGTAAATGGTGTGCAGTAAAACCTATTCCAAATCCTGAAAACAAGCGTATTGATTTTGAATTAGTTGTAGGCAAAAAAGGCAAGGGAACAACGATAGAAACTGATGATGGTGAATACGATCCCAGTACCACAACTACTATTAGTAGAGGTGTTGGCAAATGTTCAAATTGTAACGATGTGATCGAAAATGATTATATTTGTTCGCCAAGTCAAGAAAGTAAATTAGGTCATCAATTGTATGCAGTTGCCTATAAAGAAGGTAAAAGTAGTTTGAAATTTAGGATTCCTTCTGCAATTGATTTACGGGGTGTTACTTTAGCTGAAAAAGAAATAGCTGAGAAATTTAGCGAGTGGGAATGTCTCAACTTAATAAGCCATGAAGCTACACCAATTAATCCACAATATTCAATGATTCGTAATTATGGAATTATAGAATGGTCGCAATGCTTTAATATCCGTCAGCTTTTGACACTCATCACTTATGTAGAAATTATCAACGAAGCAAAATCAAAGTCAGAGTTTGAATACGAACCAGAAAAAGCAGAAGCCATAGCGACTTACTTAGCCTTAGTTTTAGATAGATGTATTGATAAGAATTCACGTCTGAGTAATTATGATTCTTCTAGAACCAATATTGCTAGAGCATCTGCACAGCATTCATTAAATTTGATGTGGAGTTATCCAGAAAATGCTGGTAATGAAAGATTATGGAAGTCCTGCTCTAAAACAGTTGCTGGTGAACTTTCCGAACTTTGTTTCTATTTTGGAACTAAATCTAATTCATCGAGTATACCTGGATTAGAACAATTCGACTTTAAATCCATCCAAATAGATGCAGCATCAGCCGATAGCCTTTTCCACATTCCTGACAACTCAGTAGATTCAATAGTTACCGATCCTCCTTACTATGGAACAGTTCCTTATGCAGATTTATCAGACTTTTTCTATGTTTGGCAAAAACGCACGTTAGGGGATGTATTTCCCGATTTATTTTGGTCGGAACTTACAGATAAAGATCGAGAAGCGGTTGCTAATCCTTCTCGCTTCCGTAACATGGGTACATCTCCAGAAGAACTAGCTAAACAAGACTATGAAGCAAAGATGCAGCTAGCCTTTAGCGAATACTATCGCGTGTTAAGGGATGACGGAGTAATGACGGTACAGTTTAACCATAAAGAGTCTGGGGCGTGGGATGTGCTGACTAAATCCCTGATTGATGCTGGCTTTGAGATTACGGCATCTTGGGCTGTCAGTACCGAAAACCCGCAGAATTTACACCAAGCTAAGAAAAACTCTGTTTCTAGTACCGTACTGTTAGTCTGTCGCAAACGCGATCCTGATGCCGAACAAGCCTGGTGGGATGACTTGCGCCCTGAAGTGGCTAACCTCGTCGAACAACGCGCCCCTGAATTTGAAGAGAATGATATTACAGGTATTGACTTGTATCTCAGTGCATTTGGTTCGGCTTTAAATGTCTTCTCTCGTTCTTATCCCATCTTAGACAGTAGCGGTGCAGAAGTACGCCCCGAAGTTGCTTTTGCCGAAGCCAGAAAAGCCATAGCAAACTATCGTTTCCGCAAGCTGGTACAAACCGACACCGCAGGTTTCGATCCTCTGACTCAATGGTATCTGTTAGCCTGGGATGCCTTCAAAGCCCGTGAATTCCCATTCGATGAAGCCAGACAGTTAGCCCTAGCCGTTGGTGGTTTTGACGTTAACGATTTAGCCAAAGTCTATAAGCTGCTTGCTTCCAAAAGCGGTAGCTGTACCATCCTCACTCCCAAACAGAGACATAAAAAACGAGCCTTTACCGTTGACACGCATAATTTTAACCCTGCTTATCTAATCGATGGCTTACACGCAATTATGGCTATATACGAAGAGGAACAAAACCCACAGTTAGTCAGAAACTTCTTAAAGCAGACAGGATTAATTAATCAAGAGATGCTGATGAAAACTATCGAAATAGCATTCAAAGTAATGCCCAAAAACACCAACGAACACAAAACCCTAACTTCTCTCTGGTTATCAATGGATGAAATTAAAGAGAAAGTTGTTTACGAGCAAACAAAATTATCTCTGTAG
- a CDS encoding helicase-related protein, translated as MHLQDRSWRISYSSNENNPIADFYIPALECAVQYDRKSGFFGSAILSKVARGIGAMLHNQGKMRLIMGCQFSPQDIAAIEKGYELREALAFRLDADLQAPENFVQLKHFEILSWLIKYEYLDIKIAVPTKDKGIPIESDRLLDPHHIFHEKVGIFLDANGDRIVFSGSNNESLGGWEKNVESFHVYCGWEGDRDLERVNEEAYRFEQLWNDLSPNVKIFDIPEAVKQKLLRYTPNTKPIWNREDELKPEEDKGLETQQFTEKKDSITPKAISPKPLSPSEIQRQREAFSQLSNLHQHPGCLDFCLKSIPIQPWAHQLKILRRVADKFPCSFLIADEVGLGKTIETGLILRYLIVSQKVKRVLVLAPASVQPQWQEELREKFNLHFSSYSQGKFKDCYGKTTFPTLNPWNAKDLVLASSHLVRRAERMTELLDAEPWDLVIVDEAHHARRKSPQQRKDTPNRLLQLLQQLKDKTQSLILLSATPMQIDPIEVFDLLNLLGLEGHWSFGENFCDYFSSLSSKPDDRTLEFWQYMATDYFRYGGSECDRLKQHLNKNNQRLLAGRLQNIWQDGRNIVNGKKLAKDTEFIDLSRQYLTVNTPLKDLMFRHTRDTLRQYYKLGLLDKDIPQRIVIDNAISLESQREIPLYQAVSNYVRHFYNLAQKENRKALGFLMTLYRKRLTSSFYAIQQSLERRLEGIQELPQDDLSDLDDADDAVITGLESYLKEPVDPKEIEHLEDLLRQFENTGEDSKLSHFLTILGKELTQRESAIVFTQYTDTMDYLRENLLQLYGSLVACYSGRGGELYQEGEWQKLPKEEIKKQFREGKIKILLCTESASEGLNLQTCGVLINYDLPWNPMRVEQRIGRIDRIGQIHSTVNIHNFYYDGTVEAKVYRRLRDRIDAFQSVVGNLQPILAQVPTFIEQAVMSADPEEEEVLLAEFEQVLDTPPLRPGLEEMVAMDVQADLKEIRKPLVSSPVTSEQIEALFTNSQILLAKNIFFELQGDKPNGMASQRIWEMTYKNKNYLITFYPEVFDEKPSLRLMNYGEPLFQKLLETIITEQNQLCSTHQQYSHAT; from the coding sequence ATGCACTTACAAGATCGCTCTTGGCGTATTAGCTACTCCAGTAACGAAAACAATCCGATCGCCGATTTTTACATCCCAGCATTGGAATGCGCCGTGCAGTACGATCGCAAGTCTGGATTCTTTGGTAGTGCCATCCTCAGTAAAGTAGCTAGAGGAATTGGGGCAATGCTACACAATCAAGGAAAAATGCGCTTGATTATGGGTTGTCAGTTTAGCCCCCAGGATATAGCAGCAATTGAAAAGGGTTACGAACTGAGAGAGGCTTTAGCTTTTCGTTTAGATGCTGACTTGCAAGCACCAGAGAACTTTGTCCAGCTAAAACACTTTGAGATACTTAGCTGGTTGATTAAATACGAGTATTTAGATATTAAAATAGCTGTTCCTACTAAGGATAAAGGAATTCCGATAGAAAGCGATCGCCTACTCGATCCACACCATATCTTTCATGAGAAGGTTGGTATTTTTCTTGATGCTAATGGCGATCGCATTGTCTTTAGTGGCTCAAACAATGAATCTTTAGGCGGATGGGAGAAAAATGTTGAGTCCTTTCATGTTTACTGTGGTTGGGAAGGAGATCGCGATTTAGAAAGAGTTAATGAAGAAGCTTATCGTTTTGAACAACTATGGAACGATCTTTCCCCCAACGTCAAAATCTTTGATATTCCCGAAGCAGTTAAGCAAAAGCTGTTACGCTATACCCCAAACACCAAGCCCATTTGGAACAGAGAGGATGAGTTAAAGCCAGAAGAAGATAAAGGGTTGGAAACTCAGCAATTTACCGAGAAAAAAGATTCTATAACTCCAAAAGCAATCAGTCCAAAGCCTTTAAGCCCTTCTGAAATTCAACGACAACGAGAAGCATTTAGCCAACTTTCCAATCTCCATCAACATCCAGGTTGTTTAGACTTCTGCCTTAAATCCATTCCGATCCAGCCTTGGGCGCACCAACTAAAAATCCTACGACGGGTTGCTGATAAGTTTCCCTGTAGCTTCCTCATTGCTGATGAAGTTGGCTTGGGTAAAACAATTGAGACTGGCTTAATTCTGCGTTATTTAATCGTTAGCCAAAAAGTTAAACGAGTTTTAGTACTTGCTCCTGCTAGCGTTCAACCCCAATGGCAAGAAGAATTACGAGAGAAATTCAATCTACATTTTTCTAGCTACAGTCAAGGAAAGTTTAAAGACTGCTACGGTAAAACTACCTTTCCAACCCTCAACCCCTGGAATGCGAAAGACTTAGTTTTAGCTTCATCTCATTTAGTACGTCGCGCCGAGAGAATGACTGAATTATTAGATGCTGAACCTTGGGATTTAGTCATCGTTGATGAAGCCCACCACGCCCGTCGGAAAAGCCCTCAGCAACGTAAAGATACTCCTAATCGTTTGCTACAGCTATTACAGCAGCTAAAAGATAAAACTCAATCTTTGATTCTTCTTTCCGCTACACCAATGCAAATCGATCCGATTGAAGTATTCGACTTGCTTAATTTACTGGGTTTAGAAGGACATTGGAGTTTTGGCGAAAATTTCTGTGACTACTTCTCATCTCTATCCAGTAAACCAGATGATCGAACTCTGGAATTTTGGCAATATATGGCAACAGATTATTTTCGCTATGGCGGATCTGAATGCGATCGCCTGAAACAACATCTGAACAAAAACAATCAGAGATTACTTGCTGGTAGACTACAGAACATTTGGCAAGATGGTAGAAACATTGTTAATGGCAAAAAACTAGCCAAAGATACAGAGTTTATCGATCTTTCTCGTCAATACCTAACAGTTAATACACCCCTGAAAGATTTGATGTTTCGCCATACCCGCGACACTCTCCGTCAATATTACAAATTAGGTCTTCTAGACAAAGATATCCCCCAAAGGATTGTAATTGATAATGCTATCTCCCTTGAATCTCAGCGAGAAATACCCCTTTATCAAGCTGTTAGCAATTATGTTCGCCATTTCTATAATTTAGCCCAAAAAGAAAACCGTAAGGCTTTGGGCTTTCTAATGACTTTGTATCGTAAACGTCTAACAAGTTCCTTCTATGCAATTCAACAATCCTTAGAAAGAAGATTAGAAGGTATTCAGGAACTACCACAAGACGATTTGAGCGATCTAGACGATGCAGATGATGCTGTAATTACAGGTTTAGAATCCTATCTCAAAGAACCAGTAGATCCTAAAGAAATCGAACATTTAGAAGATTTACTTAGACAATTTGAAAATACTGGAGAAGACAGTAAACTATCCCATTTTCTGACAATTTTGGGTAAAGAACTAACTCAAAGAGAAAGTGCGATCGTCTTCACTCAATATACAGATACGATGGATTATCTCCGAGAAAATCTGCTGCAATTATATGGTTCTCTTGTTGCTTGTTACTCAGGCAGAGGTGGAGAACTTTATCAAGAAGGCGAATGGCAAAAACTACCAAAAGAGGAAATAAAAAAACAGTTTCGTGAGGGGAAAATTAAAATTTTACTCTGTACCGAATCTGCCAGCGAAGGATTGAACCTTCAAACCTGCGGTGTCTTAATTAACTACGATCTTCCTTGGAATCCCATGCGAGTAGAACAAAGGATCGGCAGAATTGATCGTATTGGTCAAATTCACTCTACCGTCAATATCCATAACTTTTACTATGACGGTACTGTAGAGGCAAAAGTATATCGAAGATTGCGCGATCGTATCGATGCTTTTCAAAGTGTAGTCGGTAATTTACAGCCTATTTTGGCTCAAGTGCCAACCTTTATTGAGCAAGCTGTTATGAGTGCCGATCCTGAAGAAGAAGAGGTATTACTAGCAGAATTTGAGCAAGTGTTAGATACTCCTCCTTTACGCCCAGGCTTGGAAGAAATGGTAGCAATGGATGTCCAAGCTGACTTAAAAGAAATTCGTAAACCACTGGTTTCTAGTCCTGTAACTTCAGAACAAATAGAAGCACTATTTACTAATTCACAAATATTACTAGCTAAAAATATCTTTTTTGAGTTACAAGGCGATAAGCCTAACGGCATGGCTTCGCAACGTATCTGGGAAATGACTTACAAAAATAAAAATTATCTGATTACTTTTTATCCTGAAGTATTTGACGAAAAGCCATCTTTACGATTAATGAATTATGGAGAACCTCTATTTCAAAAGCTACTAGAGACAATAATCACCGAACAGAATCAATTATGCTCTACTCATCAACAATATAGCCATGCAACCTAA
- a CDS encoding ATP-binding protein, with amino-acid sequence MLPSIFKTCIPREEILAGELSVDLFAAKLRSVVEGKAPQIYQNSESFFANTFATDGIKTLIREVFSRLTGKSSGSPVIRLETSFGGGKTHDEIALWHICKEGNRIQGLERFAELGLIPDRTVQVAAVDGRDLDPENGIHHRNGIVTKTLWGEIAYQVGGVEGYRLLQGSDRSGISPGTDVLERLLNGEPTVIILDEIARYLRAAKAKQIGRSDLAEQVVAFLFSLMDLAGAGNNLVFVYSLASASDTFADETTELQELIRASARQERVLSPSTDVEVYNIVKQRLFKSVDAQAASKAASEYLNVYRGSRVNLPDGCKDASYSQAIAQSYPFHPELFNLLTKKIASIPEFQRTRGALRLLAQVVQHLWRNQTENTPIIHPHHIPVGKEKQITDDLTSRLQRPLMRSPIGADIYNPSGKQAYAQVHDRQWQAADKPPFSSWVARTIFLNSLTQGTSSGIRRTELNLSLLTPGLEASFIDQALDKLSQVAWYLDNDPITTLARFKEEPSINKIVTEEKEQVGRTEAKDYLRSRRDSIFAKKIFTPVFAPESSGDVDDIPDEIALCLIDFNEATVKSSTDSPPDLVQQIFENTGESGKFRLYRNRLLFLVANQQELDRAIDNAREYQAIQNILGSQTRLEDLSETQQKQLKERKGAKDLEVRISLTNAYRHLFYPAKDEVKAPNGLMHYTLPAQDSSTVKGKNNQQDVILKALKDCEKVRSGDKASQPFAPAYILQKVWSKGLENWSTKALRDAFAKDVRLNILLPGELNTLRETIRNGLRDGQWDMKVGDKVYIKSEQDARTSIPETIEFSDRMVLYRRGILQPSEPRIIELNAQVMAYAGESKENPVRVRWRAKGALKVSLYNGSELISDEFRPSDEQVAKITETTVFRVIADYGNGETAEQETRAIIAQPGRAKASRGTYDPSDSNGTTGSIFEHKSPTIELDGTINKVFNDLADLISDRKIKTIKSLEMSVDQVIDYRKLGTTIHLLGKFPISIEQTAMLQTGNDQFVKLEYQGKVKGFQSFFSTIHSLLNNPATQANVNLKLIINFGDEPIAVEGSELKTIQQHLSRNPVERISLNAEVEY; translated from the coding sequence ATGTTGCCTTCAATTTTTAAAACCTGTATTCCTAGAGAGGAAATACTAGCAGGAGAACTTTCTGTAGATCTTTTCGCAGCTAAACTACGATCGGTAGTAGAAGGAAAAGCTCCTCAGATATATCAGAATAGCGAAAGTTTCTTTGCTAATACCTTTGCTACAGATGGTATTAAAACTCTGATTAGAGAGGTTTTTAGTAGGCTAACTGGCAAGTCATCAGGTTCACCTGTAATTAGACTAGAAACTAGTTTTGGTGGTGGTAAAACTCACGATGAGATTGCTTTATGGCATATCTGTAAAGAAGGAAACAGAATTCAAGGCTTAGAAAGGTTTGCCGAACTCGGTTTAATTCCCGATCGCACTGTACAGGTAGCAGCAGTTGATGGGCGAGATTTAGATCCTGAAAATGGGATACATCATCGTAATGGCATCGTAACTAAAACCCTCTGGGGTGAGATTGCTTACCAGGTTGGGGGAGTTGAAGGGTATCGTTTGTTACAGGGGAGCGATCGCAGTGGAATCAGTCCTGGGACAGACGTTTTAGAAAGGTTGTTGAATGGCGAACCAACGGTAATTATCTTAGATGAAATTGCCAGATATCTCCGTGCTGCGAAGGCAAAACAGATTGGTAGAAGCGATCTTGCAGAACAGGTAGTAGCGTTTCTTTTTTCTCTGATGGATTTAGCAGGGGCTGGTAATAACTTAGTTTTTGTTTATTCTTTGGCTTCAGCTTCCGATACTTTTGCTGATGAGACAACAGAATTGCAAGAGTTGATTCGTGCTTCTGCTAGACAAGAGAGGGTATTGAGTCCTTCTACTGATGTTGAAGTCTACAATATTGTCAAACAAAGGCTGTTTAAAAGTGTAGATGCTCAAGCTGCATCAAAAGCTGCATCAGAATATTTGAATGTTTATCGTGGTAGTCGGGTTAACCTTCCTGATGGTTGTAAAGATGCCAGTTATTCTCAGGCGATCGCCCAAAGCTACCCTTTTCATCCCGAACTATTTAATCTTTTAACCAAAAAAATTGCTTCCATACCAGAGTTCCAGAGAACTAGAGGTGCATTAAGATTACTAGCCCAGGTGGTTCAGCATCTCTGGAGGAATCAGACGGAAAACACGCCTATCATTCACCCGCACCATATTCCTGTAGGCAAAGAGAAGCAGATAACCGACGATTTAACTTCTCGTTTACAGCGTCCTTTAATGCGATCGCCCATTGGTGCTGATATTTATAACCCCAGTGGCAAACAGGCTTATGCTCAAGTTCACGATCGTCAATGGCAAGCAGCAGATAAACCACCGTTTTCTAGTTGGGTAGCGCGGACAATATTTTTAAATTCCTTAACTCAAGGTACTTCGTCAGGAATTCGTCGAACAGAGTTGAATTTATCCCTTTTGACTCCTGGTTTAGAAGCAAGCTTTATCGACCAAGCACTAGATAAATTGTCTCAAGTGGCTTGGTATTTAGATAATGACCCGATTACTACTCTTGCTAGGTTTAAAGAAGAACCTTCCATCAATAAAATTGTTACCGAAGAAAAAGAACAGGTAGGACGTACAGAGGCAAAGGATTATCTCAGAAGTCGTCGAGATAGTATCTTTGCCAAGAAAATTTTCACTCCTGTATTTGCTCCCGAAAGTTCTGGAGACGTGGATGATATTCCTGATGAGATTGCTTTGTGCCTAATTGACTTTAACGAAGCTACGGTTAAATCTTCTACTGATAGTCCGCCAGATTTGGTACAGCAGATTTTTGAGAATACTGGAGAGTCAGGGAAATTTAGACTTTATCGTAATCGTCTTTTATTTTTGGTGGCTAATCAACAGGAATTAGACCGAGCTATAGATAATGCCAGAGAATATCAGGCGATTCAAAATATCTTGGGGAGTCAGACACGGTTAGAAGATTTATCTGAAACTCAGCAGAAACAGCTTAAAGAGAGAAAGGGCGCAAAAGACTTAGAAGTAAGAATTTCTCTAACTAATGCCTATCGTCATCTGTTTTATCCAGCTAAAGATGAGGTCAAAGCCCCCAATGGATTGATGCACTATACTTTACCTGCTCAAGATTCCAGTACGGTTAAGGGCAAGAACAATCAACAAGATGTCATTCTCAAGGCTCTTAAAGACTGCGAAAAAGTTAGATCGGGAGATAAAGCTAGTCAGCCATTTGCCCCAGCCTATATTCTGCAAAAGGTTTGGTCGAAAGGATTAGAGAATTGGTCAACTAAGGCTTTAAGAGATGCTTTCGCCAAAGATGTAAGGCTTAATATTCTGCTACCAGGAGAATTGAACACTTTACGGGAAACTATCCGCAATGGCTTACGAGATGGTCAGTGGGATATGAAGGTTGGAGACAAGGTTTACATTAAAAGCGAGCAAGATGCTCGCACTTCAATACCAGAGACTATTGAGTTTTCCGATCGCATGGTTTTGTATCGTCGAGGAATTCTGCAACCATCCGAACCAAGAATCATCGAACTCAATGCTCAGGTAATGGCTTATGCAGGGGAAAGTAAAGAGAATCCTGTTCGAGTGCGTTGGCGAGCTAAAGGCGCATTAAAAGTTAGTCTCTACAATGGTTCAGAGCTAATTTCAGATGAGTTTCGTCCTTCGGATGAGCAGGTCGCCAAAATCACGGAAACAACTGTTTTTCGAGTAATTGCCGACTACGGTAATGGAGAAACCGCAGAGCAAGAAACCAGAGCTATTATCGCTCAACCTGGCAGGGCAAAAGCAAGTAGGGGAACTTACGATCCGAGTGACAGCAACGGAACGACTGGGAGCATTTTTGAACATAAATCACCCACTATCGAACTAGACGGGACGATTAACAAAGTTTTTAACGATCTAGCCGATCTAATTAGCGATCGCAAAATCAAGACAATTAAGTCCTTAGAAATGTCGGTAGACCAAGTAATTGATTACCGTAAGCTAGGTACCACAATTCATTTACTTGGAAAATTTCCAATCAGTATCGAACAAACTGCAATGCTACAAACTGGCAACGATCAGTTTGTGAAACTGGAATATCAGGGGAAAGTCAAAGGATTTCAAAGTTTCTTCAGCACTATTCATAGTTTACTAAACAATCCAGCAACTCAAGCGAATGTAAACCTAAAACTGATTATCAATTTTGGCGATGAACCTATTGCGGTAGAAGGTTCGGAACTTAAGACTATTCAGCAGCATCTTAGTCGTAATCCTGTAGAAAGAATAAGCCTTAATGCGGAGGTTGAATACTAA
- a CDS encoding excisionase family DNA-binding protein, whose amino-acid sequence MAVLDRQRKTPIPTEADIELSTEGSRVLASLTNSHSHTQKITVESESGKEESLMIPSVAYELLIDILSQISQGNAVTIVPVQAELSTQQAANLLNVSRPYLIKLLESEAIPHRKVGKHRRILAKDLYEYKAEIDAKRSQSLDELTALTEELDLYEDD is encoded by the coding sequence ATGGCAGTACTAGATAGACAAAGAAAAACACCCATACCAACGGAAGCAGATATAGAACTATCTACAGAAGGTAGTCGTGTCTTAGCCTCCCTAACCAATTCTCATAGCCATACTCAAAAAATCACAGTTGAATCGGAAAGCGGAAAAGAAGAATCGTTGATGATTCCTTCTGTAGCCTATGAGCTTTTAATTGATATTCTGTCTCAAATATCTCAAGGTAATGCAGTTACTATAGTTCCAGTTCAGGCTGAGTTAAGCACCCAACAAGCAGCAAACTTGTTAAATGTTTCTCGACCATATTTGATAAAGCTGCTGGAATCTGAAGCAATACCCCATCGCAAAGTAGGCAAGCACAGACGAATATTAGCCAAGGATTTATACGAATATAAAGCTGAAATTGACGCAAAGCGCAGCCAGTCATTAGATGAACTTACCGCTTTGACTGAGGAATTGGATCTATACGAAGACGATTAA
- a CDS encoding PIN domain-containing protein, with product MIPNFTVVYDACVLYPNTLRDLLMELAVRDLYRARWTEEIHDEWIRNLNKNKPQLTLVKLHCLRDLMNENVRDCLVTDYQWLIDSLKLPDANDRHVLAAAIKAKAEVIVTTNLKDFPKSELDKYDVEAQHQDTFITNLIDLHPVQVIEAVEKCHQRRKKPPCSFEEYLMRLQKQELPNTVSMIKDLI from the coding sequence ATGATTCCCAATTTCACGGTAGTTTATGATGCCTGCGTTCTCTATCCCAATACTCTTAGGGATTTATTGATGGAACTGGCTGTCAGAGATCTCTATCGAGCAAGGTGGACAGAAGAAATTCATGATGAATGGATTAGAAATCTTAACAAGAATAAACCCCAGTTGACTCTTGTTAAGCTTCACTGTCTTAGAGATTTGATGAACGAAAATGTCCGCGATTGTCTAGTTACTGATTATCAGTGGTTAATCGATAGTTTAAAACTGCCAGATGCTAATGACCGTCATGTTCTGGCAGCAGCCATTAAAGCCAAAGCCGAAGTAATTGTTACCACTAACCTAAAAGATTTTCCCAAATCAGAACTAGATAAATACGATGTAGAGGCACAGCATCAGGATACCTTTATTACAAATCTAATCGATCTTCATCCAGTGCAGGTAATTGAGGCAGTAGAGAAATGTCATCAAAGACGCAAGAAGCCACCCTGTTCCTTTGAAGAGTATTTAATGAGACTTCAGAAACAAGAGCTTCCCAACACTGTTTCTATGATTAAAGATTTGATTTAA